The Salvelinus namaycush isolate Seneca chromosome 5, SaNama_1.0, whole genome shotgun sequence genome segment ACGACAGGGTGGGcgggaaaaacagagagaaagaaagcaggagagagacggggggggtgggagagagagacaaatccagcgagagagagagagaacgcgagaggaggtagaaaaagaggagagatggatagTGACGTATGAAAGCCAGGGAGATGAGAGGGGTACAGAAGAGGTTTTAATAACTACCCATTGTGAGAGGGGGAGGTAGTCAGGGCGGGAGCAGGGGCGATGCAGGGTAATAGGAGAAATGTTCTGCTGTGGCCGTCACACGGTTTTCAAAAGAGAGAGGATCACAGTAAAGGATGCTGGGTACTAATTAGTCTCATTAGAGTCAATGGAGTTAATGGAGGCTGTTGTCTGTGTGTAAATGCAGGTTGGGTCACCCCTCGCTCtcactgtttgtgtgtgcgcacgtACGTACGCGTCAACCTGGTCTACTGACCTCACCCTGTGTTTTCAGATCCAACCTGTTTTCTTACTTTGTGGCTTGTCTATTTCTTAACCTGTCTATTTCTAAATCTTCTCTCAGTTATCAATCACCATGTGTGTCCAGAAGAAATATGAACAAACTTAAATTTGGGCCACTCTCTGTTTTGTAAGTAATAAATAGTATCCCAAACAACCGATGGCTAGCATTGTGATTCACACTGATCTATGCATTGTTCTCAGTGATAGTACTTACAGTGCTCAGAGCAAGAGATAACCTCTAATCAGAGACTGGCTGGCTCTCTTCAAACGGCTGTTGTCACATCCAATgaatacaatgccttcagaagaCATTTACATTTCAAACACCAAAAGGCATTCTTATGAACACAGTCAATCTCAGAGGGGAACACGGTTTTTGAACTTGGTCTTAGTGAAAAAGGCAGTGGTTTTCAAAAGAGGTCTATGGAGTTATACTTTCATATTCTCAACAGTCTCCTTTGTTTTGTCGTATAACGTGTTTCTATTCATATTTGCTCTTGACTCCAACATCCCGCGGTCCCCCTTTTTTGTCTTCCATTGGTCAGTACTAAAACCAGGATCTACTCCATGCCACAAACTCTGTAGAACTCCTATTCAGATTGGATTGAACAGCTCACACTTCCATGTAGGGTTATAGGCTGCCTGTCATCAGTACCCCATATTTGAGTTCATAGGCAGGCACTAATCTTGCTTTACGCTCCACTGGCATAATCCTGCCACTTGAAACGGCAATCCTCCTGTCTGATGGAGCACATATCCTCCGGAAGAACGGTGTGTGGTAAATATGATgccccaccacctccaccaccgcTACCCTTAGTTCTGCTACATTTTTCATTCCCAGTTTCTTTCTGTAGTCACACGTTACTGGATAGtctggatagtccatctgtagatacaGATGGTCATGCTATCAACAAACTAGGCAACTGCTTGCCACggttagggctaggtttagaatatggtttagggtaagggttacatTTAGAGTTAGGAtcagggttcaggttagggttaagggttagtaGATACAGTAGTTGGTTGAagtgttactgatagtctgtagatctagagcatctacagatggaccatccaaataaagtgttacccttTCTGTTTTTATCCCTGTTTTTATCCCTGTCTAGGCTCTTTCCTCTGGCACCTGTTGAGTTTTGTTCCGGAACTTATTCCAAACAATGGGTACCTTTCCCGGCCTCGCCTGCTTGACATCTGGAAAGTGTAGTCGTCCCCCCTCCTCTCTAGACTGAATTTATAGTAGTAGGCCTTCTAGGCCTTTTGACAGCAGGGCAGAGGGGGGTTGATGCGAGAGAGGTGTGGAGGTTGAACGGTAGAGAGCCAACCTAAACGCAGGAGGTAGGGAGGTAAGCCCCCTTTTTATGTCATGGTGCCAGTAATGAGCTTTTTCACAAATTCATAGGACTTTGTGTAAAGTCTTGGGGGTTTGTTGCGTGATCATTAGGGCAAGGATCCTTATGGAAAGTACTTGCTATTTGCAAAGTGCCTCTGTTTCTTTGCTATTGAACCGTACCAACATACTAACCTCATACTGTTATGTAATGTGTACACAAAACCCTTTAAAAACACCACAGACATAGACCCTTTTCCTGCCAGAAGTAAGCCAAAATAGACTTATTTGTATCACACCTCAGGCCACTCTGAGAACAATACCACTCTGACTCTCCAGCAGTCACACAGCAGAAGGAGCACATTTGGTTTTCTGGGCCAGTTTCTAAATACTTTTTGAAGGAAAGTAAATGAAAAACAGCCACCACCTGTGCTCTCAGGTTTTTGTAGCAGTTTGGGGTTTACAGACAAGGTCTTTCTACTGCTATACCACAGATGGCAGCCTATGTaggctctcgagtggcgcagcgatctaaggcatgcatctcagtgctggaggtgtcactacagactctggtctcgatcccgggctgtatcacaaccggtcgtaattgggagtcccatagggcggcacacaattggcccagcgttgtccggcttaggggagggtttggccggggtaggccgtcattgtgaattaagaatttgttcttaactgacttgcctagttaaataaaggtaaaacaaaaatGAATGTGGGCTCTCAAAAAGGCCTGATAATCTGCAAACCAACTCTGTAGACAAGCAATTTCATTTACTGGGCAGGGCCTTATTGCCACatgctgacacacacatacatacatacacacatgcatgcaagtgcacacacatacacacacgataaTCATGTTGGGATGCTCCCTAGCTATAAATACTTTCTCTGCGCCTTGGTTTAGGCTCCCTATCCCGTTATAGACACAACCTCGTCCCCTCCCTTCCTTACTCCCAAGTCAGCGCAATGCGTGACCCTAAAAATAACAGTCTTCTCTTTCTATGCAACATGTCATTGAGATATGTACCATTTTCAAACAACTCCAGTTCCTTTTGGTTTGAAGTTGAATTTATCATTGGGGCTTGCTAATTTGGAGAACAAGCTGTCTCGCTGCAACTGTGAGAGAGTTATTGCGTTGGAAGTGTGTTGGTTTACTTAGCAGGGTTTTTATGCAGGGTTTTTAAATATTGATGGTCTTGTGTTAGTGAAGTATTCTGTGCAGCTGTTTAGGACTGCAAATGTGGTGTGCAGAAACTTTGTTCAACTCATCACGGCTGATTATGCAATTTTATATTAGGAGCGATGCCTCTTTTTCTGTCAACCTCGCATGTTGAGGAGAAATCATTTAGGGAGATGTGTTGAGCTCCTTTCCCCTTCTGCacgtagacacacagacacattcccTCACAGCTACAGGGTGTTACGAATATCAGTGCAGAAGTATGATTGCTAAAATGAATGTAGCCTCCAAGATATTCAATTCCTCGTAAAAACTTGGATTGGCATGTTTTGTGTATTCCCAAAAGCAGTCAGCTCAGTGCATGCGTGGGAGCTTGGCCCAGCTCTTCCCTGACAGACACAGGACTCATTCCAGCTCTAAAGAGTGCGACATGAGCTCAGTGTGAGCTTTAGGGACTACTGTCACTCTCTGCcatatggtctctctctgtttctctgtctctgcttcCCTGGAGAAAAGCAGACTGTGCTAACCTCTCTTTTTTAAAATCTTTTTCTCCCAGGGGCTGTGAGTGCAGCTGAGGTGAGGACAAGGACAAGTCCTTCATCCGTCCGTCAACGTCCGAGTGTCCCGGTGCCGCCCACTCTCAGGTCACCTCAACCGCGACGGCGGCCGAACAAATAGGAGTCTCTCGAACCCAGCGTCCCTCGGACTGCCTGCCTTCGCAAAGCAAATATTTGAGGCCATTATATCTCATTTCCCAGGGCTAACCTTCAGTGAAAAGATCAACGGAAAAGGAGTGATCGCTCAGAGAGAGAcggacaaagagagaaagaaagaaagaaagaaagaaagaaagaaagaaagaaagaaagaaagaaagaaagaaagaaaggggagGGTGAAAAATAGTAACCCTTTCAAAGTGAACTCTGCCTGCTATTTCTGCTGCGCTGTGGGCAGGAGAACATCCCATTTGGGAGTGCTGTTGGCCAGTGGCAACAGGATTTCCCTGCACCCTGCCCATTTATCCAAATGCCTGTGTAAATACTAGATAGAGATATCAATTTGTCTGGGCTCCAGCAGTGCCCAAAAAGAGACTATAAGCTATCTATAGCAAGCTCCACATCAAACGTGGCCTCTGTGGTCACAGAATTGCTACCTATTTATTTCCTCAGTAGAGAGATTCAGGAACTGTGAGTGAGAATGGGAGCTGCTATGTCTTTAGTTCTGAAGCAGAAAGCTTACTGAAAAGCTCACACCAGACTAGAACTTGAAAGGTACAACAATATATCCAGGGGGACACCTTTCGCCACTAGCTGCAGGAGAAGGCAGCCATTTTCGGGCTGCTGTTTTGATGTCTTTACCCAAAAGGGTGGAGCACCATGAAACCGCTAACACCCATAGGATCCCCCTCACCTCTGAGGCTCCTCAACAAGGGCCCGGACTACCTGCGTAGGCAGATGGAGGGTGGGGGCCAGGGCCGATCTATCAGCGCTGTAGAGAGACTAGAGGCAGACAAGGCCAAGTACGTTAAGAGCCAGCAGGTCATTAACACCAAACAGGAGCCCGTCCTGGTGCCCtgcacaccacctcctccacaccGTCGTCCCCTCACCGTGCCTGGGAGTCTCACCCCACGGCTGCCACCCCGCCGATCCTCTGCCCCTTTCACCACCCTGACTGGCCCCCTCAACGTACGAGACGAGAACGAGAATGATGACTCGAGGAAGGAGAATTGGAGGACATCGGTGGATGTGGAAGCACGGAACAGGAGTAACGCCAACAAGGTGACCCCACCCAGCCCCAGGACCCCCAGGACTCCACCCTCCGTACCCCTGGTAGCCCCTCACAGTGCCCCCATCCTGAGGAGGAGCACCGGTAAGCGCATGCTGCGGCCTGACTCCCTGGTCATCTACCGGCAAAAGAAAGAGTGTAAAAGCCTGCCTAGTGGTGGCGTCATACTGGGGAACTCCAACATGGAGATAAAGGGGTACAACTTTGTCCGCCGCCTCTTCCAGGGCTCCATGCGGGAGAAGAGTGGCGGGGGCGAGAGGGACACCCAGAAGATGGTGATCAGCGAGGAGAAAGCTCTGTCGCGGGATGGTGACTCACGCATGTCCTGGACCAATGACAAGGACACCGTGGACGGGGGACAGGGAGGGCCGGGTAGCCGGAGATCCAGTAAGACGGACCACGAGCGCTCACCGCTGCCCAGCCCTGGCCTCAGCCCTGGCTTCAGCTGTACACTGGAGCGGACTAAGAATGGTGTTAGCTGTGTTAGCAATGGCACCACCAATGGTACCAGAAATGGCAATGGCATCACCAAGGGCAACAACGTGAGTGACCACACTGACAACGAGGCGGACGTCTGGAAGCGGGTGCCGCCGCCACCACCGCGGTGGCGTTCAGGACTACAACGCTCCAAGTCAGATCTGCTTCTGCGATGCTCAGTGGCGTTGTCTGACCAGGAGCATTTCTTTGACTACTGCGGGCTGGACCTGGACATGGTGGACCGGCTGGGGCCTGAGAACTTCCTGGGCGGGGCCAGCGACGTAGACACGCTCTCATTGGTGCTGAGGAGCATAGGGGGAGGGGGCGGTGGCTCGGAGCCCAGCGAGTTCTCCCGCCACTCAGGAGAGGCGGGGCTTTTCCAGGAGGAGGTGGCCGAGAAGCTGACCACGGGGGTGTCAATCATCGAGAGGAACGCCCGTGTCATCAAATGGCTCTACAGCTGCAAGAACGCAGCACAGGAGGGGCCCAAAGAGTCCACTGTTTAGACACCACTTCTCTAAAAGAAGACATGTTCCCCTATGACTGAAGGACAGAGACTTTGTTATTGTATTGTAATCCTTAGTCTTCTCCCAGGTTGATATGCTGTATTTACATGTCCTATGGAAAGTGTGAGGGGTGTGGATGGGCTACACCTTATTTTTGAGTGGAATCATTTACCCCTGAAGATGTTACtgtcagtgagtgtgtggttgtgttgGATATGGCTGTCCCGCCCACTCCCTATCCTAACCAATAGGTATTGTCAGATCTATAGTGACTGACAGCCTCCCCTAAGCTCCGCTCTGACTCTACAACCAACAATAAGGCGCATCAGTGAGAAAACAACAGGCACAGATGAGGCTGTATTTAGCGTCGTGGACGCACAACAACACAACCCTACACTCTTCCCTCGAACAAATTCATAATTTAGAACGTAAAACCACAGAGTTATTTTTTTCTAAACTGGAGTGTACCTCATTCCGAACTGTGACAGTTCAGTTTGTGTGTTGCTTTTTTCCCCCTTTCTTCTTAAACGCAGGCGTTGGAACAAACACGCGAGGGACCCCTGTGGGGTCGTTAATGCACTGAACTGGAcgaaaagtgagagagagaggaaacgagtgagagagagagaggaaacgagtgagagagagagagaggaaacgagtgagagagagaggaaacgagtgagagagagagagaggaaacgagtgagagagagagaaaggaaacgagtgagagagagagagaggaaacgagtgagagagagagagaggaaacgagtgagagagagagagaggaaacgagtgagagagagaggaaacgagtgagagagagagagagaggaaacgagtgagagagagagaaaggaaacgagtgagagagagagagaggaaacgagtgagagagagagagaggaaacgagtgagagagagaggaaacgagtgagagaaagagaaacagctTTATAGGAGACTCCTCTCCAATTAAACACTGAGCATAATACTCTAGAGGCAGTACTACCACGACAGTAGTAGTAGACAAGGAGGGACGCAGGGTCGGTTATCTTGATCCTACAGCACCTCTGAACCTTACCCCAGAGAGAGCTAACTCTTACACAGCAACTACTGACCACTGATACGTTCGTTGTGATACAATTGTGATTGATGTTGACAGCTACAGCTATGTAACTGGCTGGCTGTGAACTCTTTATATCTGTTGCTACTGTGTAAGCTACCTTGTTGCCATTGCAGGATAGAAATTAAAGTGTGATATGTTATTTTACTGGATAACTGGTCAATTCCTTGTGGGAAAAAAGTGACTTTTTACTTCGCTACCACAAAATATTCACTTAAAAGGGCATTTTAAATTCCTCACCAAACATAGATTATTTTGTTGCTGTTTTTCATGTAACATATTTCACCATAGTAGGTGTTCAAAGTGTAAGGGACCATGAGCTATCAGGTTGCCAAATATTTGAGGGTGTCACCTTCACAGAGCTGACGTTTACAGAGTCCCCCAGACTCCCTCTGGTTTGGGGGTTGGGGTCCCTCTCCCCCCTGGGGCCAATGGTCATCTGGTTCTCCCCCAC includes the following:
- the LOC120047563 gene encoding protein FAM110B-like, with translation MKPLTPIGSPSPLRLLNKGPDYLRRQMEGGGQGRSISAVERLEADKAKYVKSQQVINTKQEPVLVPCTPPPPHRRPLTVPGSLTPRLPPRRSSAPFTTLTGPLNVRDENENDDSRKENWRTSVDVEARNRSNANKVTPPSPRTPRTPPSVPLVAPHSAPILRRSTGKRMLRPDSLVIYRQKKECKSLPSGGVILGNSNMEIKGYNFVRRLFQGSMREKSGGGERDTQKMVISEEKALSRDGDSRMSWTNDKDTVDGGQGGPGSRRSSKTDHERSPLPSPGLSPGFSCTLERTKNGVSCVSNGTTNGTRNGNGITKGNNVSDHTDNEADVWKRVPPPPPRWRSGLQRSKSDLLLRCSVALSDQEHFFDYCGLDLDMVDRLGPENFLGGASDVDTLSLVLRSIGGGGGGSEPSEFSRHSGEAGLFQEEVAEKLTTGVSIIERNARVIKWLYSCKNAAQEGPKESTV